From one Bacillota bacterium genomic stretch:
- the accC gene encoding acetyl-CoA carboxylase biotin carboxylase subunit produces MQNKVLIANRGEIALRIIRACKELGIHTVAVYSTADKDSLQVKFADEAICIGSEQSSDSYLQMNRIISAAISSGCNAIHPGYGFLSENDKFASIVEECNLIFIGPSSQVIANLGNKAMARKIAKQNHIPIIEGSDGAIDSAEEGMKLAGSIGYPVILKALNGGGGRGMSIIWNDTEFPKLFQQTVMEAKANFGDSLVYLEKYIENARHIEIQIIADKFGNVVHLGERDCSMQRRNQKVIEESPSPIMTPLLRRNMGLCAVHLAKAVKYENAGTVEFIVDKEGKYFFMEMNTRIQVEHPVTEMETGVDLVKEQLRIAFDNPLSIKQRDVHLKGHTIECRINAEDTFNNFRPSPGLIKNIVFPGGNGVRLDTHIYNGYVVPSYYDSMLAKLIVHADTRKEAIRKMRVALEQFIIDGIITNIDFLYVLMHNPEFVKGNYNTSFIQKLIKEVTNG; encoded by the coding sequence ATGCAAAATAAAGTATTAATTGCTAACAGAGGTGAAATTGCACTACGAATTATTAGAGCTTGTAAAGAACTTGGCATTCACACGGTAGCTGTTTATTCAACAGCTGATAAAGATAGTTTACAAGTTAAATTTGCAGATGAAGCTATCTGTATTGGAAGTGAACAAAGTTCCGATTCTTATCTTCAAATGAATCGGATTATCAGTGCTGCCATATCTTCTGGATGTAACGCAATTCATCCTGGATACGGTTTTTTGTCTGAGAATGATAAGTTTGCTTCGATTGTAGAAGAATGCAATTTAATTTTCATTGGGCCATCAAGTCAAGTGATAGCAAATTTAGGAAATAAAGCAATGGCAAGAAAAATCGCAAAACAAAATCACATTCCAATTATTGAAGGATCTGATGGAGCAATTGATTCTGCCGAAGAAGGAATGAAATTAGCAGGATCGATAGGCTATCCAGTTATCTTAAAAGCGTTAAATGGTGGTGGTGGAAGAGGAATGAGTATCATTTGGAATGATACAGAATTTCCTAAACTATTTCAACAAACCGTGATGGAAGCAAAAGCTAATTTTGGTGATTCTTTAGTATACCTTGAAAAATACATTGAAAACGCAAGACACATAGAAATTCAAATTATTGCCGATAAATTTGGCAATGTAGTTCACCTTGGCGAAAGAGATTGTTCCATGCAAAGAAGAAATCAAAAAGTTATTGAAGAATCTCCTTCTCCTATAATGACCCCTCTTTTAAGAAGAAATATGGGACTATGTGCTGTTCATTTAGCAAAAGCTGTTAAATACGAAAATGCTGGAACGGTTGAATTTATCGTCGATAAAGAAGGAAAGTATTTTTTCATGGAAATGAATACAAGAATTCAAGTTGAACACCCAGTTACAGAAATGGAGACTGGAGTTGACCTTGTAAAAGAACAACTTAGAATTGCTTTTGATAACCCATTATCGATAAAACAAAGAGATGTTCATCTTAAAGGACATACGATTGAATGTCGAATTAATGCTGAAGATACGTTTAACAATTTTCGACCATCTCCTGGACTCATCAAAAATATTGTTTTTCCAGGTGGAAATGGAGTTCGTTTAGATACTCATATTTATAACGGATATGTCGTACCTTCATACTATGATTCGATGCTTGCAAAACTTATTGTTCATGCAGATACAAGAAAAGAAGCAATAAGGAAAATGCGAGTTGCACTCGAGCAATTTATCATTGATGGAATTATCACCAATATTGATTTTTTATATGTATTAATGCATAATCCGGAATTTGTAAAAGGAAACTACAATACTAGTTTTATTCAAAAATTGATTAAGGAGGTCACAAATGGATGA
- a CDS encoding acetyl-CoA carboxylase carboxyltransferase subunit alpha: protein MVNTMENNSRNAWDRVQLARHPKRPTALKLIKCLFPDFIELKGDRLYKDDFAIVAGISTFYGNPITIIAEEKGISTEDKIKRNFGMPHPEGYHKSMRLVRQAEKFNRPILFIIDTPGAYPGIGAEERGQAVAIANSLSELMTIKVPIISLVLSEGGSGGALAIGVADKVFMFENATYSILSPEGFASILFKDVSKAQEAAEDMRLTAPDLLKFGVIDLIIPESSKGLHEESESSFTFLKELLKKEFEDLQSKTVKSRLNERYKKYRKFGLYSEE from the coding sequence ATGGTGAATACAATGGAGAATAATAGTCGAAATGCCTGGGATAGAGTTCAATTAGCTCGTCACCCAAAAAGGCCTACAGCTCTTAAATTAATTAAATGCTTGTTTCCTGATTTCATTGAACTCAAAGGAGATAGATTATACAAAGACGATTTTGCAATCGTTGCAGGAATTTCAACGTTTTATGGAAATCCGATAACGATTATTGCAGAAGAAAAAGGAATTTCAACGGAAGATAAAATCAAACGTAATTTTGGAATGCCTCATCCTGAGGGATATCACAAATCCATGCGGCTTGTAAGACAAGCTGAAAAATTTAATCGTCCTATTTTATTTATTATCGATACTCCGGGAGCTTATCCTGGAATTGGTGCGGAAGAAAGGGGTCAAGCAGTAGCTATTGCTAATTCTTTATCAGAATTAATGACCATAAAAGTTCCAATTATTTCCCTTGTGTTAAGTGAAGGAGGAAGTGGAGGAGCTTTAGCCATTGGTGTTGCGGATAAAGTCTTTATGTTTGAAAATGCGACTTATTCTATCTTGTCACCTGAAGGATTTGCTTCTATTCTTTTTAAAGATGTCTCAAAAGCACAAGAAGCAGCCGAAGATATGCGCTTAACAGCTCCGGATTTGTTAAAATTTGGTGTGATTGATCTCATTATTCCTGAATCAAGTAAAGGACTTCATGAGGAATCGGAATCTTCTTTTACTTTTTTGAAAGAATTATTAAAAAAAGAGTTTGAGGATTTGCAATCCAAAACAGTTAAATCAAGGTTAAATGAACGATATAAAAAATATAGAAAATTCGGTCTATATTCGGAAGAATAA
- the fabK gene encoding enoyl-[acyl-carrier-protein] reductase FabK, protein MKNISELLQIKYPIIQGGMANIANHVLASAVSNAGGLGLIASGGDDAETIREKIRLCKQLTNKPFGVNVMLMNPHVKEIAKMVIEENIKIVTTGAGNPGVYMQAWKEAGMIVIPVVPSVALAVRMERAGADAVIAEGTESGGHIGELTTMALVPQIVDAVSIPVIAAGGVADYRQVLAVFALGAKGIQAGTIFLASTECPIHDNYKQMILKARDIDTIVTGRQTGAPVRVLKNPMAREYIQLAQKGVSLEELEKLTLGSLRRAVIQGDIDTGSFMAGQIAGMIKSIKPVKEIIESLFEPVEAYKNQLQIL, encoded by the coding sequence ATGAAAAACATTTCTGAATTGCTACAAATTAAATATCCAATTATACAAGGTGGAATGGCAAATATTGCCAATCACGTTTTAGCTTCAGCGGTTTCAAATGCTGGAGGATTAGGATTAATTGCTTCAGGTGGAGATGATGCTGAAACCATTAGAGAAAAAATACGCTTGTGTAAACAATTAACAAACAAACCCTTTGGAGTGAATGTAATGTTAATGAATCCACACGTTAAGGAAATTGCTAAAATGGTTATTGAAGAAAATATAAAAATCGTTACAACTGGCGCTGGAAACCCAGGTGTATATATGCAAGCTTGGAAAGAAGCTGGGATGATTGTGATACCTGTTGTTCCAAGCGTAGCATTAGCAGTTCGAATGGAAAGAGCAGGAGCAGATGCAGTGATTGCTGAAGGAACAGAATCTGGAGGTCACATTGGAGAACTGACGACTATGGCACTTGTTCCTCAAATAGTTGACGCTGTTTCCATTCCGGTTATTGCAGCAGGAGGAGTCGCAGATTACAGACAAGTATTAGCCGTTTTTGCACTTGGAGCGAAAGGCATTCAAGCTGGAACCATATTTTTAGCTTCAACGGAATGCCCCATTCATGACAATTACAAACAGATGATCTTAAAGGCAAGAGATATAGATACCATTGTTACAGGAAGACAAACTGGAGCACCTGTAAGAGTTTTAAAGAACCCGATGGCTCGTGAGTATATTCAACTTGCACAAAAAGGTGTTTCTTTAGAAGAATTAGAAAAATTAACATTAGGTTCTTTACGAAGAGCTGTGATTCAAGGAGACATTGATACCGGTTCTTTTATGGCAGGACAGATTGCCGGAATGATTAAATCAATTAAGCCTGTAAAAGAGATCATAGAATCTTTATTTGAGCCAGTTGAAGCTTATAAAAATCAACTTCAAATTTTATGA
- the fabZ gene encoding 3-hydroxyacyl-ACP dehydratase FabZ, with amino-acid sequence MLTSNQIQEIIPHRFPFLMVDRIIELFPGVSAIGEKNVSANELHFLGHFPSEHIMPGVLIIEALAQVGAVTLLSVPEYKDQIVYLAGLKQVKFRRKVIPGDILKLSVAISRFKNKFGIGKGIATVNDEIACEAEFSFALAK; translated from the coding sequence ATGTTGACAAGTAATCAAATTCAAGAAATTATTCCTCATCGTTTTCCTTTTCTTATGGTCGATCGAATCATAGAATTGTTTCCAGGAGTATCAGCAATTGGAGAAAAAAACGTAAGCGCAAATGAACTTCACTTTTTAGGACATTTTCCAAGTGAACATATTATGCCTGGGGTTTTAATCATTGAAGCATTAGCCCAAGTAGGAGCAGTAACTCTATTATCAGTTCCAGAATATAAGGATCAAATTGTTTATCTTGCGGGATTAAAACAAGTTAAATTTAGAAGAAAAGTCATTCCTGGAGATATTTTAAAGTTATCTGTTGCAATTTCACGTTTTAAAAACAAGTTTGGAATTGGTAAAGGAATCGCAACGGTAAACGATGAAATCGCCTGCGAAGCAGAGTTTTCTTTTGCTCTTGCCAAATGA
- the fabF gene encoding beta-ketoacyl-ACP synthase II, with protein MKRRVVITGLGAITPIGNDVNSMWESAKNGINGIDHITLFDVSNQKVKVAGEVKNFNPEDHLEPKEARRMDRTMVFGLVAATEAFEHSNLKKEDIDSDRFGVFVSSGIGGLWTINEEARKAHEKGVDRISPFFIPNAIINLVGGRIAIKYQAKGPVLPIVTACSSATNSIGEAFRYIRDGYIELAFAGGAEAPINELGVGGFASMKALNFTSNKDEASIPFDKRRSGFVIAEGAGVIILEELEHALKRKATIFAEMVGYGTTCDAFHITAPDETAYGITKCMENALLDGNVDPTWIDYINPHGTSTFYNDKIETLGIKNVFKKHAYEINIGATKSMHGHSLGAVGGIEAIISIKALMENIIPPTINYVEKDPECDLNYTPNVAVKRIVKYALSNSLGFGGQNATIIFKKWEDSNHVDK; from the coding sequence ATGAAAAGAAGAGTAGTTATAACTGGACTTGGTGCTATTACGCCCATAGGAAATGATGTAAATTCCATGTGGGAATCGGCAAAAAATGGAATAAATGGAATTGATCATATTACACTTTTTGACGTATCAAACCAAAAAGTAAAAGTAGCTGGTGAAGTTAAAAACTTTAATCCCGAAGATCATCTTGAGCCAAAAGAAGCAAGAAGAATGGACCGAACAATGGTTTTTGGATTAGTTGCTGCAACAGAAGCATTTGAGCATTCAAATCTAAAAAAAGAGGACATCGATTCCGATCGATTTGGAGTATTTGTTTCTTCGGGAATTGGCGGATTATGGACAATTAACGAAGAAGCACGAAAAGCTCATGAAAAAGGTGTTGATCGCATTTCTCCCTTTTTTATTCCTAACGCAATTATAAACTTAGTTGGTGGTCGTATTGCGATTAAATATCAAGCAAAAGGTCCTGTATTACCAATAGTAACTGCATGTTCTTCTGCAACAAATTCAATAGGTGAGGCTTTTCGTTATATAAGAGATGGATACATCGAACTTGCTTTTGCAGGTGGTGCAGAAGCTCCCATCAATGAATTAGGAGTTGGCGGTTTTGCTAGTATGAAGGCTTTGAATTTTACTTCAAATAAAGATGAGGCATCTATTCCTTTTGATAAACGTCGTTCAGGATTTGTTATTGCTGAAGGGGCAGGAGTTATTATCTTAGAAGAACTAGAACACGCGCTTAAAAGAAAAGCCACCATTTTCGCTGAAATGGTCGGATATGGAACTACTTGTGATGCATTTCACATAACAGCTCCAGATGAAACGGCATATGGAATAACAAAATGTATGGAAAATGCATTGTTAGATGGTAATGTTGATCCAACATGGATTGACTATATCAATCCTCATGGAACGTCTACTTTTTATAATGATAAAATCGAAACATTGGGAATCAAAAATGTGTTTAAAAAACACGCTTATGAAATTAACATAGGTGCCACAAAATCCATGCATGGTCATTCTCTTGGAGCTGTTGGCGGGATTGAAGCTATCATTTCGATAAAAGCTCTCATGGAAAATATTATTCCACCAACCATTAATTACGTTGAAAAAGACCCGGAGTGTGATTTAAACTATACACCAAATGTTGCAGTGAAACGCATCGTTAAATATGCTTTAAGCAATAGTTTAGGGTTTGGTGGACAAAATGCAACCATCATATTTAAAAAATGGGAGGATTCAAATCATGTTGACAAGTAA
- a CDS encoding biotin--[acetyl-CoA-carboxylase] ligase, whose translation MKLKEFHPTILRFESISSTNTYLKENYKDLNNHTIVLADFQTDGKGQFEHTWISEPFQNLLCSILLKDDISSEVCNQVIVDTILNTLSHFGIKAWYKAPNDIFVNSNKIAGVLIETKYVDTYREYIIIGVGFNINQTTFPAFNATSLALELNSKVDVQKVFTIFIDSFKIELIKHI comes from the coding sequence ATGAAACTTAAAGAATTTCATCCAACGATTCTTCGCTTTGAATCGATTTCTTCAACAAACACTTATTTAAAAGAAAATTATAAAGATTTAAATAATCATACAATCGTTTTGGCAGATTTTCAAACTGACGGAAAAGGTCAATTTGAACACACTTGGATTTCGGAACCTTTTCAGAATTTATTGTGTTCTATTTTACTTAAAGATGATATTTCATCAGAAGTTTGTAATCAAGTAATTGTTGATACGATTTTGAATACACTTTCTCATTTTGGAATTAAAGCTTGGTATAAAGCGCCAAACGATATTTTTGTAAATTCAAATAAAATTGCTGGTGTTTTAATTGAAACAAAATACGTTGATACTTATAGAGAATATATTATTATAGGGGTTGGATTCAATATCAATCAAACTACATTTCCTGCTTTTAATGCAACGTCTTTAGCGTTAGAATTAAATAGTAAGGTAGATGTTCAAAAAGTATTTACCATTTTCATAGATTCTTTTAAAATTGAACTGATTAAACACATTTAA
- the fabG gene encoding 3-oxoacyl-[acyl-carrier-protein] reductase, with product MNLSGKTALITGGANGIGEAITYKLSSLGATVIINYNTSAIKATNIVKELILLGRNAKAIQCNISKHDDALHLIEEIIDEFGKIDIVVNNAGITKDNLIIRMNEIDFDDVIETNLKGTWNVSKHAARFMSKARSGKIINISSVVGITGNAGQTNYAASKAGIIGLTKSLARELGKRGVTCNAVAPGFIETKMTENFPLEFKEKFIENIPLGRLGTSEDVANVVAFLASDEANYITGQVIHVDGGLVMY from the coding sequence ATGAATCTATCTGGGAAAACAGCTTTAATAACTGGTGGAGCAAATGGAATTGGAGAAGCAATCACTTATAAATTATCTTCTCTGGGTGCAACGGTAATTATAAACTATAATACTTCTGCCATTAAAGCCACAAATATTGTTAAAGAGTTAATTCTTCTTGGGAGAAATGCAAAAGCAATTCAGTGCAATATTTCTAAACATGATGATGCTTTACATTTAATAGAAGAAATTATCGATGAATTTGGAAAAATCGATATTGTTGTTAATAATGCAGGAATTACAAAAGATAATTTAATTATTCGAATGAATGAAATTGATTTTGATGATGTGATTGAAACCAATCTGAAAGGGACTTGGAATGTTTCAAAACATGCAGCTCGTTTTATGAGCAAAGCTAGAAGTGGAAAAATAATTAATATTTCTTCAGTTGTTGGAATTACTGGCAATGCAGGACAAACGAATTACGCTGCTTCAAAAGCTGGAATTATTGGACTAACAAAATCTCTGGCACGAGAACTTGGAAAAAGAGGAGTAACTTGTAATGCAGTAGCTCCTGGTTTCATTGAAACAAAAATGACTGAAAATTTTCCATTAGAATTTAAAGAGAAGTTTATTGAAAATATTCCACTTGGACGTTTGGGAACAAGCGAAGACGTAGCAAACGTTGTAGCATTTCTTGCATCAGATGAAGCAAATTATATTACAGGTCAAGTCATCCATGTTGATGGCGGACTTGTTATGTATTAA
- a CDS encoding ketoacyl-ACP synthase III — MSNYPNIKVISTGHYVPEKILSNHDLEQIVSTTNEWIVSRTGIKNRRIAEGENTSDLAVKAAKDAILSSNYDTSKIDLIIVATFTPDYKSPSVASLVQAKLGLNNQEITAFDLNAACTGFIYALNVASRMLESKAFKSALVIGAEVISKVTDYTDRNTCVLFGDGAGAVLLELTNEYKPAMFYTASKGDLDKILYVDEFVHMDGQKVYQFASKAIEKSILKLLEFDKSSFDKIDTIIPHQANLRIIQSASKSLKIPMENFFLNIELYGNTSAASCAIALDEYVKSSVDTENQAVLLVAFGAGLTWGGARLTL; from the coding sequence ATGTCTAATTATCCAAATATCAAAGTCATATCCACGGGACATTATGTCCCAGAAAAAATACTATCAAATCATGATTTAGAGCAAATTGTAAGTACAACAAATGAATGGATTGTTTCCAGAACTGGAATAAAAAATCGTCGAATTGCTGAAGGTGAAAATACATCTGATTTAGCAGTTAAAGCTGCAAAAGACGCTATTTTATCATCTAATTATGACACTTCAAAAATAGATTTAATCATTGTAGCTACCTTTACACCAGATTATAAATCACCAAGTGTTGCCAGTTTAGTTCAAGCAAAACTTGGATTAAACAACCAAGAAATAACGGCTTTTGATTTAAATGCAGCTTGTACTGGTTTTATTTATGCTTTAAATGTTGCATCAAGAATGCTTGAAAGCAAAGCTTTTAAATCCGCTCTTGTAATTGGAGCTGAAGTGATAAGTAAAGTAACGGATTATACTGACAGAAATACATGTGTGTTGTTTGGAGATGGAGCTGGTGCAGTTTTATTAGAATTAACAAATGAATACAAACCAGCAATGTTTTATACCGCTTCAAAAGGAGATTTAGATAAAATATTGTATGTAGATGAATTTGTACATATGGATGGTCAAAAAGTGTATCAATTCGCATCAAAAGCCATCGAAAAAAGCATTTTAAAACTGCTTGAATTTGATAAATCATCTTTTGATAAAATTGATACAATTATCCCACATCAGGCAAATCTCAGAATCATTCAAAGTGCTTCAAAATCGCTTAAAATTCCTATGGAAAATTTCTTTTTAAACATTGAATTATACGGAAACACCTCAGCAGCTAGTTGTGCAATCGCACTGGATGAATACGTTAAATCTTCTGTGGATACAGAAAATCAAGCTGTTCTCTTGGTCGCATTTGGGGCAGGACTTACTTGGGGTGGAGCTAGACTTACACTTTAG
- the accD gene encoding acetyl-CoA carboxylase, carboxyltransferase subunit beta encodes MDDFFDIHKQKVEMFNQNFRKRTKKPTKINIPEHLFVKCPHCQELVYSDDLDKNQYICPKCQQYFVIGARKRIELICDENSFQEMDELLKTMNPLDFPGYLEKIASYQEVSLETDAFVSGIALIDNMIVAIGALDSRFMMGSMGSVVGEKVTRLIEHATKFKLPVLIFSASGGARMQEGIFSLMQMVKTSAALRYHHLAGLLYISVLTHPTTGGVAASFASLGDINIAEENALIGFAGQRVIKQTIRQELPLGFQTANFQLEHGMVDLVLSRFEMKPIITKILHLHNYGEYNGE; translated from the coding sequence ATGGATGATTTTTTTGATATTCATAAACAAAAAGTTGAAATGTTTAATCAAAATTTTCGTAAACGAACAAAAAAACCAACGAAAATTAACATTCCGGAACATTTATTTGTGAAGTGTCCTCATTGTCAAGAACTGGTTTACAGTGATGATTTAGATAAAAACCAATATATCTGTCCAAAGTGTCAACAATACTTTGTAATTGGAGCAAGAAAAAGAATTGAATTGATTTGTGATGAAAATTCATTTCAAGAAATGGATGAATTACTTAAAACAATGAATCCACTTGATTTTCCAGGATATCTTGAAAAAATAGCTTCATACCAAGAAGTATCTCTAGAAACAGATGCTTTTGTTTCAGGAATTGCTTTGATAGATAATATGATTGTAGCAATTGGAGCACTAGACAGTCGATTTATGATGGGAAGTATGGGAAGCGTTGTTGGTGAAAAAGTTACACGTTTAATTGAACACGCTACTAAATTTAAACTGCCTGTACTCATTTTTTCTGCTTCAGGTGGAGCAAGAATGCAAGAAGGAATTTTTTCTTTAATGCAAATGGTTAAAACAAGTGCTGCTTTAAGATATCATCATCTAGCTGGATTGCTTTATATTAGCGTATTAACACATCCTACAACAGGTGGAGTAGCAGCTAGTTTTGCATCTTTAGGGGATATTAATATTGCTGAAGAAAATGCATTAATTGGATTTGCAGGGCAAAGAGTAATCAAACAGACTATACGTCAAGAATTACCTTTAGGATTTCAAACGGCCAATTTTCAGTTAGAACATGGTATGGTTGATTTGGTATTGTCTCGTTTTGAAATGAAGCCAATTATTACAAAAATTCTTCATTTGCACAATTATGGTGAATACAATGGAGAATAA
- the fabD gene encoding ACP S-malonyltransferase codes for MKKVAVLFPGQGAQFLGMGKEFYETEEVAKNIFDLSSKELNYSVSNLCFQEENKLNQTLFTQPSIVATSIAIYESFRAITKIMPDYVLGFSLGEYSALYASGVFDVQSTISLVNKRAIWMDEQSKVIPGGMIAIIGANKDEVNQLCQKVSTSQNHVSIANYNSPSQIVVSGDEQSLKKLQIELQSIQTKRILRLNVSGAFHTSFMKEPAKRIQNEVINSTWKAPNIPIIMNCDAKELESSTLPLKLKQQIEGPIYFEDSIRYLMKQGVDLFIEIGPGQVLSGLIKKIDLSLKTISISVPNDIKKWEEFQ; via the coding sequence ATGAAAAAAGTAGCAGTCTTATTTCCAGGTCAAGGGGCGCAATTTTTAGGCATGGGAAAAGAGTTCTATGAAACTGAAGAAGTAGCAAAAAACATTTTTGATTTATCAAGTAAGGAACTAAACTATTCCGTTTCTAACTTGTGTTTTCAAGAAGAAAACAAGCTAAATCAAACTCTTTTTACTCAACCTTCAATTGTTGCGACATCTATTGCAATCTATGAATCTTTTCGAGCAATCACTAAAATAATGCCTGACTATGTACTTGGATTTAGTTTAGGAGAGTATAGTGCACTTTATGCAAGTGGTGTATTTGATGTACAATCAACAATCTCCTTGGTTAACAAAAGAGCTATATGGATGGATGAACAAAGCAAAGTAATTCCAGGTGGAATGATTGCAATCATTGGAGCAAATAAAGATGAAGTAAATCAGCTTTGCCAAAAGGTTTCTACAAGTCAGAATCATGTAAGCATTGCAAACTATAATTCTCCTTCTCAAATAGTGGTTTCAGGAGATGAACAAAGTCTTAAAAAGTTACAAATTGAACTACAATCCATTCAAACAAAACGGATTTTAAGGCTTAATGTAAGTGGAGCTTTTCATACATCATTTATGAAAGAACCAGCAAAACGAATACAAAATGAAGTGATTAATAGCACATGGAAAGCGCCAAATATACCGATTATAATGAATTGCGATGCAAAAGAATTAGAGTCCTCTACCTTGCCTTTGAAATTAAAACAACAAATTGAAGGCCCTATCTATTTTGAAGATTCAATTAGATATTTAATGAAGCAAGGTGTAGACCTTTTTATAGAAATTGGACCAGGGCAAGTCTTGTCAGGACTTATAAAAAAAATAGACTTATCTTTAAAAACAATTTCAATTTCAGTGCCAAATGATATTAAAAAATGGGAGGAATTTCAATGA